A window of the Hippoglossus stenolepis isolate QCI-W04-F060 chromosome 8, HSTE1.2, whole genome shotgun sequence genome harbors these coding sequences:
- the LOC118113450 gene encoding cingulin isoform X3: MSTPSSGRKTPVDYGVQIRFINDLCDNGGGQPGTQPKTKTQASSKYGVAVRVQGIAGQPYVVLKDGEKGDSYGVQLKTQPISGYSSLPRRRENAEPGTQGANVGGGRGGGQEGALRRAQSHGSLLDRDGEEGADNEDFQLSRPPGDGKSGSYGNLDGGLGVRGEREQPQHVSGRGGPMERNKWGGSYQTGLNGSSGSVRGSQTYPDPPQQTNDYQSNQRQTAVNRPVNRFDGVNRGDQQRGLLPPQQDPRATSPLHSPHPYTSPPSSTHSSLGRSQHAVTSFPGHSANQWPLPGREAAVVTPQASLTETQAQSAEMSGEEEQVMQTIYNILRQGTNESDVVIRHRVKLIVQKIQNIKPKESQREEWMREKKELERKTAELQTALQAGKRDSDPALKAELESCLDENLQLREMLDRKKIELNETQSELTQLRMDRENAEARVRDMEDQLAELQDELRRDNGNKTDLVSSQAQLMEVCQLKHKLEETLRQRERELTALKGALKEEVATHDKEIEALREQYSADMEKLRSSMEQVSQSHAGIESERVRVNASVRSLQQQLEDCRDESGHWMEQFHSTRDELRTTKQEEPPITPGAPLLQARLEKEEFEEELKELQERVSTMKQQIPDPIHTQSLNQELQRYNADLQKAKTEVEKHRTEFDRKVMEVISIKKTHQNQEAELKYEIDRLKGQLQRAKEDCAKAQEKNKQLPDPSTISELEQKLVEAGMEANQLKEKLSLAEEEVESRKTQISRAQMDLKSLQDSQQEQKDATARLKEKLSRLEAQLQTSTTESSETELALHSEVRGLRSELDEAKRKASKLSQEHRERSLRLEDTEKEKETLKESINQLEEAKRQQERALGKLNKEHESLTMSSREEAQALRVQLEEQRDRARKEMHEVQRHGNDAETELERSHTNLKRLEEEMSRQKKEILLVCEERDNHQLDKELLTNRLRHLEGEMEASKNNHNEKTREIRILEDKLKRMELELEEERSSAEMITERMTRSRDQIDQLRSELMQERSSKQDLELDKNTMERHLKELRSRVVDMEGQSRSSAGVSQLENKILELEERLRSEERDKNSVLASQRRLERKLKDLSMMLDEERQTHTEQRDQFALRVKALKRQVDEGETELERIDGLRRKAQRDMEEQMEFKDALQTRVTALEVELKRKAQAAMRPALDSALSSDDDDSFYDPTNITSILTEGNLQTSSC; this comes from the exons ATGAGCACACCATCCTCAGGCCGGAAGACCCCAGTGGACTACGGCGTCCAGATCCGCTTCATCAATGACCTCTGCGACAATGGCGGCGGGCAGCCTGGGACCCAGCCCAAGACCAAGACTCAGGCCTCCTCCAAATACGGTGTGGCGGTCAGGGTGCAGGGTATCGCTGGCCAGCCGTATGTGGTCctgaaggatggagagaaaggagactCATATGGGGTCCAGCTCAAGACCCAGCCCATATCTGGCTACAGTAGCCTTCCACGGCGGAGAGAGAATGCCGAGCCAGGAACACAGGGGGCAAAtgtaggaggaggaagaggaggagggcaaGAAGGGGCACTACGCCGGGCCCAGTCCCATGGGTCACTGTTGGAcagggatggagaggaagggGCAGACAATGAGGATTTCCAGCTGTCGAGGCCACCAGGGGATGGGAAGTCTGGTAGTTATGGGAACCTGGATGGAGGTTTAGGtgtaagaggagagagagagcagcctCAGCATGTCAGTGGTAGAGGTGGGCCCATGGAAAGGAATAAATGGGGTGGTTCTTATCAGACAGGGCTCAACGGGTCATCGGGGTCAGTGAGGGGCAGTCAGACCTACCCCGACCCTCctcaacaaacaaatgattatCAGTCTAATCAGAGACAAACTGCTGTAAACAGACCAGTAAACAGGTTTGATGGTGTAAACAGAGGGGACCAGCAGAGAGGCCTCCTTCCTCCACAACAAGATCCCAGAGCAACATCACCTCTTCACAGCCCCCACCCCTACACCTCACCACCGTCCTCCACTCACAGCAGCTTGGGACGCAGCCAGCACGCTGTCACCAGTTTTCCTGGACACTCTGCAAACCAGTGGCCTTTACCagggagagaagctgctgtggtGACACCGCAGGCCAGCCTCACTGAGACACAG GCTCAGAGTGCAGAGATGAGcggtgaggaggagcaggtgatGCAGACCATATACAACATCCTGAGGCAAGG AACCAATGAGAGTGATGTTGTCATCAGGCACAGGGTCAAGCTCATCGTTCAGAAGATTCAGAATATAAAG CCTAAAGAATCCCAGAGGGAAGAGTGgatgagagaaaagaaggagcTTGAGAGAAAGACTGCTGAACTACAAACTGCCCTGCAGGCAGGAAAGAGG GACTCTGATCCCGCCCTGAAAGCTGAGCTGGAGTCCTGTCTGGATGAAAACCTGCAACTGCGGGAGATGCTGGACCGAAAGAAGATagaattaaatgaaacacaatCAGA GCTGACTCAGCTCAGGATGGATAGGGAGAATGCAGAGGCACGAGTCAGAGATATGGAGGACCAGCTGGCCGAGCTTCAGGACGAGCTGAGAAGAGATAACGGCAACAAGACG GACCTGGTATCTTCTCAGGCCCAGCTGATGGAGGTCTGCCAGCTGAAACACAAGCtggaggagacactgagacagagagagagggagctcaCAGCTCTGAAAGGAGCACTAAAGGAAGAGGTGGCCACACATGACAAAGAGATAGAGGCCCTCAGAGAGCAGTACAGTGCAGACATGGAGAAGCTCCGCAGCAGCATGGAGCAGGTGTCTcag TCTCATGCAGGGATCGAATCCGAGCGTGTGCGTGTCAATGCATCAGTTCGCTCTCTACAGCAGCAGTTGGAGGACTGTCGAGACGAGAGTGGCCACTGGATGGAGCAGTTTCACTCCACCAGGGATGAACTTCGAACAACTAAACAAGA agAGCCACCCATCACTCCTGGAGCACC ACTCCTGCAAGCTCGTCTGGAAAAAGAGGAGTTTGAGGAGGAACTGAAGGAGCTCCAGGAGAGAGTGAGCACCATGAAACAACAGATACCAGACCCCATCCACACCCAGTCTCTCAACCAG GAGCTCCAGAGATACAATGCTGATCTGCAGAAGGCAAAGACTGAGGTGGAAAAGCACCGGACGGAGTTTGACAGGAAGGTTATGGAGGTCATCTCCATAAAGAAAACTCACCAGAACCAAGAGGCAGAGTTGAAGTATGAGATTGACAGGCTCAAGGGCCAATTGCAGAGGGCTAAAGAAGACTGTGCCAAGGCACAGGAGAAAAATAAGCAG CTCCCAGACCCATCCACCATCTCAGAGCTAGAGCAGAAGCTTGTGGAGGCAGGTATGGAAGCTAACCAGctcaaagagaaactctcattggctgaagaggaagtggaaagcaggaaaacacaaatcagtAGAGCTCAGATGGACCTGAAGTCGCTTCAAGATTCCCAGCAGGAGCAGAAAGACGCCACCGCACGTctcaaagagaaactctcaCGGCTAGAG GCTCAGCTGCAGACCAGCACCACAGAGAGCTCAGAGACAGAGCTCGCCCTCCACTCTGAGGTGAGAGGCCTGAGATCTGAGCTAGATGAGGCCAAGAGAAAAGCCTCCAAACTGAGCCAGGAGCACCGTGAACGCAGCCTGCGCCTGGAGgatacagagaaagagaaggagacacTCAAAGAGAGCATCAACCAGCTGGAAGAAGCCAAACGGCAGCAGGAGAGAGCTCTGGGGAAACTCAACAAAGAG cACGAGTCTCTGACCATGTCCTCAAGGGAGGAGGCACAGGCTCTCAGGgttcagctggaggagcagagagacagagcacgCAAGGAAATGCACGAGGTGCAGCGTCATGGAAACGACGCAGAGACTGAGCTCGAAAGAAGCCACACAAATCTAAAGAGACTGGaggaagaa ATGTCACGGCAGAAGAAGGAGATCCTGcttgtgtgtgaggagagagacaaCCACCAGCTGGATAAAGAGCTTCTCACCAACAGACTGCGCCACCttgagggagagatggaggccagcaaaaacaaccacaacgAGAAAACCCGGGAGATCCGGATCCTGGAG GACAAGCTGAAGCGTATGGAgttggagctggaggaggagagaagcagtGCGGAGATGATTACAGAGCGGATGACGAGGAGCAGAGACCAGATCGATCAGCTCCGCTCTGAGCTCATGCAGGAGAGGTCCTCCAAACAGGACCTGGAGCTGGACAAGAACACCATGGAGAGACAT ctgaaggagctgaggaGTCGTGTTGTTGACATGGAGGGCCAGTCTCGCTCCTCAGCCGGAGTCTCTCAGCTGGAGAACAAGATCCTGGAGCTTGAAGAACGCCTACGCAGCGAGGAAAG GGATAAGAACTCTGTCCTGGCATCTCAACGTCGTCTGGAGAGGAAACTTAAAGACCTCAGTATGATGCTGGATGAGGagcgacaaacacacactgaacagagAGACCAG TTTGCTCTGAGGGTGAAGGCTCTGAAGAGGCAGGTGGATGAAGGAGAGACGGAGCTGGAAAGGATCGATGGTCTCAGGAGAAAAGCTCAGAGAGACATGGAGGAACAGATGGAGTTTAAAGACGCCCTGCAGACCAGAGTCACAGCTCTGGAGGTTGAGCTCAA GAGGAAAGCTCAGGCAGCAATGCGTCCAGCTCTGGATTCAGCCCTGAGCTCAGATGATGACGACAGCTTCTATGACCCGACCAACATCACCTCCATCCTCACTGAGGGCAACCTCCAGACCAGCTCCTGTTGA
- the LOC118113450 gene encoding cingulin isoform X2: MSTPSSGRKTPVDYGVQIRFINDLCDNGGGQPGTQPKTKTQASSKYGVAVRVQGIAGQPYVVLKDGEKGDSYGVQLKTQPISGYSSLPRRRENAEPGTQGANVGGGRGGGQEGALRRAQSHGSLLDRDGEEGADNEDFQLSRPPGDGKSGSYGNLDGGLGVRGEREQPQHVSGRGGPMERNKWGGSYQTGLNGSSGSVRGSQTYPDPPQQTNDYQSNQRQTAVNRPVNRFDGVNRGDQQRGLLPPQQDPRATSPLHSPHPYTSPPSSTHSSLGRSQHAVTSFPGHSANQWPLPGREAAVVTPQASLTETQVTPDLLLDQAQSAEMSGEEEQVMQTIYNILRQGTNESDVVIRHRVKLIVQKIQNIKPKESQREEWMREKKELERKTAELQTALQAGKRDSDPALKAELESCLDENLQLREMLDRKKIELNETQSELTQLRMDRENAEARVRDMEDQLAELQDELRRDNGNKTDLVSSQAQLMEVCQLKHKLEETLRQRERELTALKGALKEEVATHDKEIEALREQYSADMEKLRSSMEQVSQSHAGIESERVRVNASVRSLQQQLEDCRDESGHWMEQFHSTRDELRTTKQELLQARLEKEEFEEELKELQERVSTMKQQIPDPIHTQSLNQELQRYNADLQKAKTEVEKHRTEFDRKVMEVISIKKTHQNQEAELKYEIDRLKGQLQRAKEDCAKAQEKNKQLPDPSTISELEQKLVEAGMEANQLKEKLSLAEEEVESRKTQISRAQMDLKSLQDSQQEQKDATARLKEKLSRLEAQLQTSTTESSETELALHSEVRGLRSELDEAKRKASKLSQEHRERSLRLEDTEKEKETLKESINQLEEAKRQQERALGKLNKEHESLTMSSREEAQALRVQLEEQRDRARKEMHEVQRHGNDAETELERSHTNLKRLEEEMSRQKKEILLVCEERDNHQLDKELLTNRLRHLEGEMEASKNNHNEKTREIRILEDKLKRMELELEEERSSAEMITERMTRSRDQIDQLRSELMQERSSKQDLELDKNTMERHLKELRSRVVDMEGQSRSSAGVSQLENKILELEERLRSEERDKNSVLASQRRLERKLKDLSMMLDEERQTHTEQRDQFALRVKALKRQVDEGETELERIDGLRRKAQRDMEEQMEFKDALQTRVTALEVELKRKAQAAMRPALDSALSSDDDDSFYDPTNITSILTEGNLQTSSC, encoded by the exons ATGAGCACACCATCCTCAGGCCGGAAGACCCCAGTGGACTACGGCGTCCAGATCCGCTTCATCAATGACCTCTGCGACAATGGCGGCGGGCAGCCTGGGACCCAGCCCAAGACCAAGACTCAGGCCTCCTCCAAATACGGTGTGGCGGTCAGGGTGCAGGGTATCGCTGGCCAGCCGTATGTGGTCctgaaggatggagagaaaggagactCATATGGGGTCCAGCTCAAGACCCAGCCCATATCTGGCTACAGTAGCCTTCCACGGCGGAGAGAGAATGCCGAGCCAGGAACACAGGGGGCAAAtgtaggaggaggaagaggaggagggcaaGAAGGGGCACTACGCCGGGCCCAGTCCCATGGGTCACTGTTGGAcagggatggagaggaagggGCAGACAATGAGGATTTCCAGCTGTCGAGGCCACCAGGGGATGGGAAGTCTGGTAGTTATGGGAACCTGGATGGAGGTTTAGGtgtaagaggagagagagagcagcctCAGCATGTCAGTGGTAGAGGTGGGCCCATGGAAAGGAATAAATGGGGTGGTTCTTATCAGACAGGGCTCAACGGGTCATCGGGGTCAGTGAGGGGCAGTCAGACCTACCCCGACCCTCctcaacaaacaaatgattatCAGTCTAATCAGAGACAAACTGCTGTAAACAGACCAGTAAACAGGTTTGATGGTGTAAACAGAGGGGACCAGCAGAGAGGCCTCCTTCCTCCACAACAAGATCCCAGAGCAACATCACCTCTTCACAGCCCCCACCCCTACACCTCACCACCGTCCTCCACTCACAGCAGCTTGGGACGCAGCCAGCACGCTGTCACCAGTTTTCCTGGACACTCTGCAAACCAGTGGCCTTTACCagggagagaagctgctgtggtGACACCGCAGGCCAGCCTCACTGAGACACAG GTGACCCCTGACCTTTTGCTGGACCAGGCTCAGAGTGCAGAGATGAGcggtgaggaggagcaggtgatGCAGACCATATACAACATCCTGAGGCAAGG AACCAATGAGAGTGATGTTGTCATCAGGCACAGGGTCAAGCTCATCGTTCAGAAGATTCAGAATATAAAG CCTAAAGAATCCCAGAGGGAAGAGTGgatgagagaaaagaaggagcTTGAGAGAAAGACTGCTGAACTACAAACTGCCCTGCAGGCAGGAAAGAGG GACTCTGATCCCGCCCTGAAAGCTGAGCTGGAGTCCTGTCTGGATGAAAACCTGCAACTGCGGGAGATGCTGGACCGAAAGAAGATagaattaaatgaaacacaatCAGA GCTGACTCAGCTCAGGATGGATAGGGAGAATGCAGAGGCACGAGTCAGAGATATGGAGGACCAGCTGGCCGAGCTTCAGGACGAGCTGAGAAGAGATAACGGCAACAAGACG GACCTGGTATCTTCTCAGGCCCAGCTGATGGAGGTCTGCCAGCTGAAACACAAGCtggaggagacactgagacagagagagagggagctcaCAGCTCTGAAAGGAGCACTAAAGGAAGAGGTGGCCACACATGACAAAGAGATAGAGGCCCTCAGAGAGCAGTACAGTGCAGACATGGAGAAGCTCCGCAGCAGCATGGAGCAGGTGTCTcag TCTCATGCAGGGATCGAATCCGAGCGTGTGCGTGTCAATGCATCAGTTCGCTCTCTACAGCAGCAGTTGGAGGACTGTCGAGACGAGAGTGGCCACTGGATGGAGCAGTTTCACTCCACCAGGGATGAACTTCGAACAACTAAACAAGA ACTCCTGCAAGCTCGTCTGGAAAAAGAGGAGTTTGAGGAGGAACTGAAGGAGCTCCAGGAGAGAGTGAGCACCATGAAACAACAGATACCAGACCCCATCCACACCCAGTCTCTCAACCAG GAGCTCCAGAGATACAATGCTGATCTGCAGAAGGCAAAGACTGAGGTGGAAAAGCACCGGACGGAGTTTGACAGGAAGGTTATGGAGGTCATCTCCATAAAGAAAACTCACCAGAACCAAGAGGCAGAGTTGAAGTATGAGATTGACAGGCTCAAGGGCCAATTGCAGAGGGCTAAAGAAGACTGTGCCAAGGCACAGGAGAAAAATAAGCAG CTCCCAGACCCATCCACCATCTCAGAGCTAGAGCAGAAGCTTGTGGAGGCAGGTATGGAAGCTAACCAGctcaaagagaaactctcattggctgaagaggaagtggaaagcaggaaaacacaaatcagtAGAGCTCAGATGGACCTGAAGTCGCTTCAAGATTCCCAGCAGGAGCAGAAAGACGCCACCGCACGTctcaaagagaaactctcaCGGCTAGAG GCTCAGCTGCAGACCAGCACCACAGAGAGCTCAGAGACAGAGCTCGCCCTCCACTCTGAGGTGAGAGGCCTGAGATCTGAGCTAGATGAGGCCAAGAGAAAAGCCTCCAAACTGAGCCAGGAGCACCGTGAACGCAGCCTGCGCCTGGAGgatacagagaaagagaaggagacacTCAAAGAGAGCATCAACCAGCTGGAAGAAGCCAAACGGCAGCAGGAGAGAGCTCTGGGGAAACTCAACAAAGAG cACGAGTCTCTGACCATGTCCTCAAGGGAGGAGGCACAGGCTCTCAGGgttcagctggaggagcagagagacagagcacgCAAGGAAATGCACGAGGTGCAGCGTCATGGAAACGACGCAGAGACTGAGCTCGAAAGAAGCCACACAAATCTAAAGAGACTGGaggaagaa ATGTCACGGCAGAAGAAGGAGATCCTGcttgtgtgtgaggagagagacaaCCACCAGCTGGATAAAGAGCTTCTCACCAACAGACTGCGCCACCttgagggagagatggaggccagcaaaaacaaccacaacgAGAAAACCCGGGAGATCCGGATCCTGGAG GACAAGCTGAAGCGTATGGAgttggagctggaggaggagagaagcagtGCGGAGATGATTACAGAGCGGATGACGAGGAGCAGAGACCAGATCGATCAGCTCCGCTCTGAGCTCATGCAGGAGAGGTCCTCCAAACAGGACCTGGAGCTGGACAAGAACACCATGGAGAGACAT ctgaaggagctgaggaGTCGTGTTGTTGACATGGAGGGCCAGTCTCGCTCCTCAGCCGGAGTCTCTCAGCTGGAGAACAAGATCCTGGAGCTTGAAGAACGCCTACGCAGCGAGGAAAG GGATAAGAACTCTGTCCTGGCATCTCAACGTCGTCTGGAGAGGAAACTTAAAGACCTCAGTATGATGCTGGATGAGGagcgacaaacacacactgaacagagAGACCAG TTTGCTCTGAGGGTGAAGGCTCTGAAGAGGCAGGTGGATGAAGGAGAGACGGAGCTGGAAAGGATCGATGGTCTCAGGAGAAAAGCTCAGAGAGACATGGAGGAACAGATGGAGTTTAAAGACGCCCTGCAGACCAGAGTCACAGCTCTGGAGGTTGAGCTCAA GAGGAAAGCTCAGGCAGCAATGCGTCCAGCTCTGGATTCAGCCCTGAGCTCAGATGATGACGACAGCTTCTATGACCCGACCAACATCACCTCCATCCTCACTGAGGGCAACCTCCAGACCAGCTCCTGTTGA
- the LOC118113450 gene encoding cingulin isoform X1, which translates to MSTPSSGRKTPVDYGVQIRFINDLCDNGGGQPGTQPKTKTQASSKYGVAVRVQGIAGQPYVVLKDGEKGDSYGVQLKTQPISGYSSLPRRRENAEPGTQGANVGGGRGGGQEGALRRAQSHGSLLDRDGEEGADNEDFQLSRPPGDGKSGSYGNLDGGLGVRGEREQPQHVSGRGGPMERNKWGGSYQTGLNGSSGSVRGSQTYPDPPQQTNDYQSNQRQTAVNRPVNRFDGVNRGDQQRGLLPPQQDPRATSPLHSPHPYTSPPSSTHSSLGRSQHAVTSFPGHSANQWPLPGREAAVVTPQASLTETQVTPDLLLDQAQSAEMSGEEEQVMQTIYNILRQGTNESDVVIRHRVKLIVQKIQNIKPKESQREEWMREKKELERKTAELQTALQAGKRDSDPALKAELESCLDENLQLREMLDRKKIELNETQSELTQLRMDRENAEARVRDMEDQLAELQDELRRDNGNKTDLVSSQAQLMEVCQLKHKLEETLRQRERELTALKGALKEEVATHDKEIEALREQYSADMEKLRSSMEQVSQSHAGIESERVRVNASVRSLQQQLEDCRDESGHWMEQFHSTRDELRTTKQEEPPITPGAPLLQARLEKEEFEEELKELQERVSTMKQQIPDPIHTQSLNQELQRYNADLQKAKTEVEKHRTEFDRKVMEVISIKKTHQNQEAELKYEIDRLKGQLQRAKEDCAKAQEKNKQLPDPSTISELEQKLVEAGMEANQLKEKLSLAEEEVESRKTQISRAQMDLKSLQDSQQEQKDATARLKEKLSRLEAQLQTSTTESSETELALHSEVRGLRSELDEAKRKASKLSQEHRERSLRLEDTEKEKETLKESINQLEEAKRQQERALGKLNKEHESLTMSSREEAQALRVQLEEQRDRARKEMHEVQRHGNDAETELERSHTNLKRLEEEMSRQKKEILLVCEERDNHQLDKELLTNRLRHLEGEMEASKNNHNEKTREIRILEDKLKRMELELEEERSSAEMITERMTRSRDQIDQLRSELMQERSSKQDLELDKNTMERHLKELRSRVVDMEGQSRSSAGVSQLENKILELEERLRSEERDKNSVLASQRRLERKLKDLSMMLDEERQTHTEQRDQFALRVKALKRQVDEGETELERIDGLRRKAQRDMEEQMEFKDALQTRVTALEVELKRKAQAAMRPALDSALSSDDDDSFYDPTNITSILTEGNLQTSSC; encoded by the exons ATGAGCACACCATCCTCAGGCCGGAAGACCCCAGTGGACTACGGCGTCCAGATCCGCTTCATCAATGACCTCTGCGACAATGGCGGCGGGCAGCCTGGGACCCAGCCCAAGACCAAGACTCAGGCCTCCTCCAAATACGGTGTGGCGGTCAGGGTGCAGGGTATCGCTGGCCAGCCGTATGTGGTCctgaaggatggagagaaaggagactCATATGGGGTCCAGCTCAAGACCCAGCCCATATCTGGCTACAGTAGCCTTCCACGGCGGAGAGAGAATGCCGAGCCAGGAACACAGGGGGCAAAtgtaggaggaggaagaggaggagggcaaGAAGGGGCACTACGCCGGGCCCAGTCCCATGGGTCACTGTTGGAcagggatggagaggaagggGCAGACAATGAGGATTTCCAGCTGTCGAGGCCACCAGGGGATGGGAAGTCTGGTAGTTATGGGAACCTGGATGGAGGTTTAGGtgtaagaggagagagagagcagcctCAGCATGTCAGTGGTAGAGGTGGGCCCATGGAAAGGAATAAATGGGGTGGTTCTTATCAGACAGGGCTCAACGGGTCATCGGGGTCAGTGAGGGGCAGTCAGACCTACCCCGACCCTCctcaacaaacaaatgattatCAGTCTAATCAGAGACAAACTGCTGTAAACAGACCAGTAAACAGGTTTGATGGTGTAAACAGAGGGGACCAGCAGAGAGGCCTCCTTCCTCCACAACAAGATCCCAGAGCAACATCACCTCTTCACAGCCCCCACCCCTACACCTCACCACCGTCCTCCACTCACAGCAGCTTGGGACGCAGCCAGCACGCTGTCACCAGTTTTCCTGGACACTCTGCAAACCAGTGGCCTTTACCagggagagaagctgctgtggtGACACCGCAGGCCAGCCTCACTGAGACACAG GTGACCCCTGACCTTTTGCTGGACCAGGCTCAGAGTGCAGAGATGAGcggtgaggaggagcaggtgatGCAGACCATATACAACATCCTGAGGCAAGG AACCAATGAGAGTGATGTTGTCATCAGGCACAGGGTCAAGCTCATCGTTCAGAAGATTCAGAATATAAAG CCTAAAGAATCCCAGAGGGAAGAGTGgatgagagaaaagaaggagcTTGAGAGAAAGACTGCTGAACTACAAACTGCCCTGCAGGCAGGAAAGAGG GACTCTGATCCCGCCCTGAAAGCTGAGCTGGAGTCCTGTCTGGATGAAAACCTGCAACTGCGGGAGATGCTGGACCGAAAGAAGATagaattaaatgaaacacaatCAGA GCTGACTCAGCTCAGGATGGATAGGGAGAATGCAGAGGCACGAGTCAGAGATATGGAGGACCAGCTGGCCGAGCTTCAGGACGAGCTGAGAAGAGATAACGGCAACAAGACG GACCTGGTATCTTCTCAGGCCCAGCTGATGGAGGTCTGCCAGCTGAAACACAAGCtggaggagacactgagacagagagagagggagctcaCAGCTCTGAAAGGAGCACTAAAGGAAGAGGTGGCCACACATGACAAAGAGATAGAGGCCCTCAGAGAGCAGTACAGTGCAGACATGGAGAAGCTCCGCAGCAGCATGGAGCAGGTGTCTcag TCTCATGCAGGGATCGAATCCGAGCGTGTGCGTGTCAATGCATCAGTTCGCTCTCTACAGCAGCAGTTGGAGGACTGTCGAGACGAGAGTGGCCACTGGATGGAGCAGTTTCACTCCACCAGGGATGAACTTCGAACAACTAAACAAGA agAGCCACCCATCACTCCTGGAGCACC ACTCCTGCAAGCTCGTCTGGAAAAAGAGGAGTTTGAGGAGGAACTGAAGGAGCTCCAGGAGAGAGTGAGCACCATGAAACAACAGATACCAGACCCCATCCACACCCAGTCTCTCAACCAG GAGCTCCAGAGATACAATGCTGATCTGCAGAAGGCAAAGACTGAGGTGGAAAAGCACCGGACGGAGTTTGACAGGAAGGTTATGGAGGTCATCTCCATAAAGAAAACTCACCAGAACCAAGAGGCAGAGTTGAAGTATGAGATTGACAGGCTCAAGGGCCAATTGCAGAGGGCTAAAGAAGACTGTGCCAAGGCACAGGAGAAAAATAAGCAG CTCCCAGACCCATCCACCATCTCAGAGCTAGAGCAGAAGCTTGTGGAGGCAGGTATGGAAGCTAACCAGctcaaagagaaactctcattggctgaagaggaagtggaaagcaggaaaacacaaatcagtAGAGCTCAGATGGACCTGAAGTCGCTTCAAGATTCCCAGCAGGAGCAGAAAGACGCCACCGCACGTctcaaagagaaactctcaCGGCTAGAG GCTCAGCTGCAGACCAGCACCACAGAGAGCTCAGAGACAGAGCTCGCCCTCCACTCTGAGGTGAGAGGCCTGAGATCTGAGCTAGATGAGGCCAAGAGAAAAGCCTCCAAACTGAGCCAGGAGCACCGTGAACGCAGCCTGCGCCTGGAGgatacagagaaagagaaggagacacTCAAAGAGAGCATCAACCAGCTGGAAGAAGCCAAACGGCAGCAGGAGAGAGCTCTGGGGAAACTCAACAAAGAG cACGAGTCTCTGACCATGTCCTCAAGGGAGGAGGCACAGGCTCTCAGGgttcagctggaggagcagagagacagagcacgCAAGGAAATGCACGAGGTGCAGCGTCATGGAAACGACGCAGAGACTGAGCTCGAAAGAAGCCACACAAATCTAAAGAGACTGGaggaagaa ATGTCACGGCAGAAGAAGGAGATCCTGcttgtgtgtgaggagagagacaaCCACCAGCTGGATAAAGAGCTTCTCACCAACAGACTGCGCCACCttgagggagagatggaggccagcaaaaacaaccacaacgAGAAAACCCGGGAGATCCGGATCCTGGAG GACAAGCTGAAGCGTATGGAgttggagctggaggaggagagaagcagtGCGGAGATGATTACAGAGCGGATGACGAGGAGCAGAGACCAGATCGATCAGCTCCGCTCTGAGCTCATGCAGGAGAGGTCCTCCAAACAGGACCTGGAGCTGGACAAGAACACCATGGAGAGACAT ctgaaggagctgaggaGTCGTGTTGTTGACATGGAGGGCCAGTCTCGCTCCTCAGCCGGAGTCTCTCAGCTGGAGAACAAGATCCTGGAGCTTGAAGAACGCCTACGCAGCGAGGAAAG GGATAAGAACTCTGTCCTGGCATCTCAACGTCGTCTGGAGAGGAAACTTAAAGACCTCAGTATGATGCTGGATGAGGagcgacaaacacacactgaacagagAGACCAG TTTGCTCTGAGGGTGAAGGCTCTGAAGAGGCAGGTGGATGAAGGAGAGACGGAGCTGGAAAGGATCGATGGTCTCAGGAGAAAAGCTCAGAGAGACATGGAGGAACAGATGGAGTTTAAAGACGCCCTGCAGACCAGAGTCACAGCTCTGGAGGTTGAGCTCAA GAGGAAAGCTCAGGCAGCAATGCGTCCAGCTCTGGATTCAGCCCTGAGCTCAGATGATGACGACAGCTTCTATGACCCGACCAACATCACCTCCATCCTCACTGAGGGCAACCTCCAGACCAGCTCCTGTTGA